A genome region from Bacteroidia bacterium includes the following:
- a CDS encoding flippase-like domain-containing protein — protein MTSKTKKLLRIVFFALIGVIVLFLVFRNIDWNKFLQGVSEAKLSWILLAMVVGALGHWIRAARWTIMLRSIGYNSAKTYPGFLSVLAGYFINLAIPRAGEISRCALMGDVCKIPVQKLIGTVVTERIIDLLMTAFIVALVLWLQFELLYGFTNNNIFIPLSDKFKAFYEFSLFYPIIIGVAFIGFVLYALFKKKQKANNQKENKIFRFITGILDGVKSVFQLNQPILFTLQTFGIWLTYLGSTICILQAFSFTEAEGISTGLSVLLFSTIGVIVPAPGGIGSIWTTQNGLIEIYGYSLEHATLFASLLFFTQVIGFIILGTFALVHLSILKSKSDAQPQS, from the coding sequence GTGACTTCGAAAACAAAAAAACTCCTCAGAATAGTATTCTTTGCTCTGATTGGAGTGATTGTTTTGTTCTTGGTTTTTAGGAACATTGATTGGAACAAGTTTTTACAAGGCGTTTCTGAGGCTAAGTTATCTTGGATACTGTTAGCAATGGTTGTGGGAGCATTGGGGCATTGGATTAGGGCTGCCAGATGGACTATCATGCTAAGATCTATTGGCTATAATTCTGCAAAAACTTATCCCGGTTTCTTGTCTGTGTTAGCGGGTTATTTTATCAACCTTGCAATCCCACGTGCCGGTGAAATTTCTCGCTGCGCACTCATGGGTGATGTGTGCAAAATTCCCGTTCAGAAACTCATAGGCACTGTTGTTACCGAACGAATCATTGATTTGTTGATGACAGCTTTTATTGTCGCTTTAGTTCTTTGGTTGCAATTCGAACTGCTGTATGGATTTACTAACAATAATATTTTCATTCCTCTATCCGACAAATTCAAAGCATTTTACGAATTCAGTCTTTTCTACCCTATTATAATTGGGGTAGCGTTTATTGGATTTGTACTTTATGCTCTGTTCAAAAAGAAACAGAAAGCAAACAATCAAAAGGAAAATAAAATCTTCCGTTTTATTACAGGAATTTTGGATGGAGTCAAAAGTGTATTCCAACTCAATCAACCCATACTTTTCACCCTCCAAACCTTTGGGATTTGGCTCACTTACTTAGGTTCTACGATTTGCATTTTACAAGCATTCAGCTTTACCGAAGCAGAAGGCATCAGTACAGGATTAAGTGTCCTCCTCTTTTCAACAATAGGGGTGATTGTTCCTGCTCCCGGAGGCATTGGCAGTATTTGGACTACACAAAATGGACTTATAGAAATCTATGGTTACAGCTTAGAACATGCAACCTTGTTTGCCAGTCTGCTGTTTTTTACTCAAGTAATTGGTTTCATAATTTTGGGTACTTTTGCATTGGTTCATCTCAGTATCCTGAAAAGCAAAAGCGATGCGCAACCCCAATCATAA